The following are encoded together in the Arvicanthis niloticus isolate mArvNil1 chromosome 9, mArvNil1.pat.X, whole genome shotgun sequence genome:
- the LOC117715835 gene encoding killer cell lectin-like receptor subfamily I member 2 isoform X1: MHKKKQNERGTNKQEIINIGTQSFTFQEKQRPLKTNQRSTVWREEQKKQELKVHRALHPQLRTGFDAGKGTDPWLATWQMITVILGASCIILVTKVGLLIPSLYSRGENQSREISFLDPLCCNNDDCFCDLCSRDWIALGNNFYQVFRGMKTWAESQSACEELNSHLVIIDSKEELEILLLFEIHGWILLKLNGTNRIYDSEKKNNSCHYLRGNQFIPDDCSARKPYTCEFNTR; encoded by the exons atgcataagaaaaaacaaaacgaGCGtggaacaaacaaacaggagaTTATTAACATAGGAACACAATCTTTCACATTTCAAGAGAAGCAGAGACCCTTGAAGACAAACCAGAGATCTACTGTgtggagagaagaacagaaaaaacAGGAACTGAAAGTTCACAGAGCGTTGCACCCTCAGCTCAGGACAGGGTTCGATGCGGGCAAAGGAACAG ATCCCTGGTTGGCAACATGGCAAATGATAACTGTCATCCTAGGAGCCTCATGCATTATTTTAGTTACAAAAGTGGGATTATTGATTCCAAGTT TATATTCTAGAGGAGAAAATCAAAGCAGAGAGATCTCTTTTCTTGATCCTTTATGTTGTAACAATGATG ATTGTTTCTGTGATCTTTGTTCACGTGACTGGATTGCTCTTGGAAACAATTTCTATCAAGTTTTTCGTGGGATGAAAACCTGGGCAGAGAGTCAGTCTGCCTGTGAGGAATTGAATTCTCATCTTGTGATCATAGACTCCAAAGAAGAACTG gaaattttgttattgtttgaaaTACATGGGTGGATTCTTCTCAAACTGAATGGAACCAACAG AATTTATGATTCAGAAAAGAAGAATAATAGCTGTCATTATCTGCGTGGAAACCAATTCATTCCTGATGACTGCTCAGCTAGGAAACCATACACCTGTGAATTTAATACAAGGTGA
- the LOC117715835 gene encoding killer cell lectin-like receptor subfamily I member 2 isoform X2, which translates to MHKKKQNERGTNKQEIINIGTQSFTFQEKQRPLKTNQRSTVWREEQKKQELKVHRALHPQLRTGFDAGKGTDPWLATWQMITVILGASCIILVTKVGLLIPSLYSRGENQSREISFLDPLCCNNDDCFCDLCSRDWIALGNNFYQVFRGMKTWAESQSACEELNSHLVIIDSKEELEILLLFEIHGWILLKLNGTNRYWLWGNDTKTQYILIYDSEKKNNSCHYLRGNQFIPDDCSARKPYTCEFNTR; encoded by the exons atgcataagaaaaaacaaaacgaGCGtggaacaaacaaacaggagaTTATTAACATAGGAACACAATCTTTCACATTTCAAGAGAAGCAGAGACCCTTGAAGACAAACCAGAGATCTACTGTgtggagagaagaacagaaaaaacAGGAACTGAAAGTTCACAGAGCGTTGCACCCTCAGCTCAGGACAGGGTTCGATGCGGGCAAAGGAACAG ATCCCTGGTTGGCAACATGGCAAATGATAACTGTCATCCTAGGAGCCTCATGCATTATTTTAGTTACAAAAGTGGGATTATTGATTCCAAGTT TATATTCTAGAGGAGAAAATCAAAGCAGAGAGATCTCTTTTCTTGATCCTTTATGTTGTAACAATGATG ATTGTTTCTGTGATCTTTGTTCACGTGACTGGATTGCTCTTGGAAACAATTTCTATCAAGTTTTTCGTGGGATGAAAACCTGGGCAGAGAGTCAGTCTGCCTGTGAGGAATTGAATTCTCATCTTGTGATCATAGACTCCAAAGAAGAACTG gaaattttgttattgtttgaaaTACATGGGTGGATTCTTCTCAAACTGAATGGAACCAACAGGTACTGGTTATGGGGAAATGACACTAAAACACAGTACATCTT AATTTATGATTCAGAAAAGAAGAATAATAGCTGTCATTATCTGCGTGGAAACCAATTCATTCCTGATGACTGCTCAGCTAGGAAACCATACACCTGTGAATTTAATACAAGGTGA